A window of the Schistocerca nitens isolate TAMUIC-IGC-003100 chromosome 5, iqSchNite1.1, whole genome shotgun sequence genome harbors these coding sequences:
- the LOC126259497 gene encoding translocon-associated protein subunit delta, translating into MAPVNYLLLLALGVAQFSSALSESCTKPEVSASAYTTPDATVLVNIAFVAEFTLKCSNGAKGIPLYAEINGRTVPAARIGDDKYQVSWTEDVKKARTGDYSVNLYDDEGYAALRKAARSGEDPSTVKPLVTIVVNYPGAYTGPWVNSEFMAAVLAVAVWYVAFSAKSKLLS; encoded by the coding sequence ATGGCTCCAGTGAATTATCTTCTATTGTTAGCTTTAGGAGTGGCACAGTTTTCTTCAGCATTATCAGAGTCTTGTACCAAACCCGAAGTTTCCGCATCTGCATATACAACTCCAGATGCTACAGTTCTGGTAAACATCGCCTTTGTCGCGGAATTTACGCTCAAATGCAGCAATGGTGCGAAAGGAATCCCCCTGTACGCAGAAATTAACGGAAGGACCGTGCCAGCCGCCAGGATTGGAGACGACAAATATCAAGTCAGCTGGACGGAAGACGTCAAGAAGGCAAGAACAGGCGACTATAGCGTAAATCTGTACGATGACGAAGGATATGCAGCTCTTCGTAAAGCCGCCAGAAGTGGTGAAGACCCATCGACAGTGAAGCCTTTGGTCACAATTGTTGTGAATTACCCAGGCGCTTACACCGGCCCGTGGGTTAATTCAGAATTTATGGCTGCAGTCCTTGCAGTTGCCGTTTGGTATGTGGCATTTTCCGCAAAATCTAAATtgttatcgtga